A genomic segment from Gavia stellata isolate bGavSte3 chromosome 4, bGavSte3.hap2, whole genome shotgun sequence encodes:
- the GALR3 gene encoding LOW QUALITY PROTEIN: galanin receptor type 3 (The sequence of the model RefSeq protein was modified relative to this genomic sequence to represent the inferred CDS: inserted 1 base in 1 codon; deleted 1 base in 1 codon; substituted 1 base at 1 genomic stop codon): MASGAAAACAGLQVLTPPHPPGYRCVLRSPQSDGERLGGWNASSDSPELRAARIIVPVISLIFLLGTVGNGLVLAMLLQNSQVKYNTTNLFIFNLAMAGLCFIVCCVPFQATIYTLDGWLSGAFACKAVHFLIYLTMYASSFTPAAVSVDRYLDICYPLKSXDRVTSQKAGVAIVAIWLLLLLFVGPYLSYYQIVHYHRVPICIPTCKEQRQKILDILTFVFGYLLPVTMVSLAYARTIKFLWISVDPIERILESRKAKCKVTKMIVAVAILFCLCWLPHHLVILCFWFGHFPFNXATYVCHLASHCLSYANSCLNFIIYALISKHFLKRFKQVFTCLFFQSKTRKKNKRVGKKVDVVNVGKHFTNSTRGFYGGNTEVTQVPEENTMKRDPEGASHDDRAWTHQLQDAMVSVQKELLEEESLATAGHSRAMTPPRGTEEFLTVHYR, encoded by the exons GTCCCCGCAGTCAGATGGGGAGAGGTTGGGAGGCTGGAATGCCTCCTCTGACAGCCCGGAACTGCGAGCTGCAAGGATTATCGTGCCTGTCATctccctcatcttcctcctgggCACTGTGGGGAACGGGCTGgtgctggccatgctgctgcAGAATAGCCAAGTCAAGTACAACACCACCAACCTCTTCATCTTTAACCTAGCCATGGCTGGCCTGTGCTTCATTGTCTGCTGTGTTCCCTTCCAGGCCACCATTTACACTCTGGATGGGTGGCTCTCTGGGGCCTTTGCCTGCAAGGCTGTGCATTTCCTGATCTACCTCACCATGTATGCCAGCAGCTTTACCCCAGCCGCCGTCTCCGTTGACAG GTACCTGGACATTTGCTATCCGCTGAAGT CAGATCGCGTCACCTCCCAAAAGGCAGGAGTGGCCATTGTAGCAATCTGgttgctgttgctgctcttcGTGGGGCCTTACCTCAGCTACTACCAGATTGTCCATTACCACAGGGTGCCCATCTGCATCCCCACCTGTAAGGAACAGCGCCAAAAGATCCTGGACATCCTCACATTTGTCTTTGGATACCTCCTGCCCGTGACCATGGTGAGCCTGGCA TATGCAAGGACCATCAAGTTCCTGTGGATCTCCGTAGACCCCATAGAAAGGATCTTGGAGTCCCGGAAGGCCAAGTGTAAGGTCACCAAGATGATTGTGGCTGTGGCCATCCTGTTCTGCCTCTGCTGGCTGCCCCACCACCTGGTCATCCTGTGCTTCTGGTTTGGCCACTTCCCCTTCAACTGAGCCACTTATGTTTGCCACCTGGCTTCCCACTGCCTTTCATACGCCAACTCCTGCCTCAACTTCATCATTTACGCCCTCATCTCCAAGCATTTCCTCAAGCGTTTCAAGCAGGTCTTCACCTGCCTCTTCTTCCAGAGCAAGACCAGGAAGAAGAATAAGAGAGTTGGAAAGAAAGTCGATGTGGTCAATGTGGGCAAACATTTCACCAACAGCACCAGAGGTTTCTATGGAGGCAACACTGAGGTGACTCAGGTCCCAGAGGAGAACACCATGAAGAGGGACCCTGAAGGTGCCAGTCATGATGACAGAGCGTGGACTCACCAGCTACAAGATGCCATGGTCTCTGTGcagaaggagctgctggaggaggaaagTTTGGCAACAGCTGGCCATTCCCGAGCCATGACCCCTCCAAGAGGAACTGAGGAGTTTCTGACTGTTCATTACAGATGA
- the ANKRD54 gene encoding ankyrin repeat domain-containing protein 54, whose protein sequence is MEDGGGAAAAPDAGLGPGPEPEPEPESTLGAGLALGAAAGAPLGYLHVLWQREEPAGKIPARRLRRAARLHRRLGPTGKESHALKRLREAANSNDLDTVQQLLEDGTDPCAADDKGRTALHFASCNGNDHIVQLLLDHGADPNQRDGLGNTPLHLAACTNHVPVITTLLRGGARVDALDRAGRTPLHLAKSKLNILQEGLSHSLEAVRLEVKQIIQMLREYLERLGRHEQKEQLDDLCSRLQMTSTKEQVDEVTDLLASFTSLSLQMQKMEKR, encoded by the exons ATGGAGGacggcggcggggcggcagcAGCGCCCGACGCGGGGCTGGGACCGGGaccggagccggagccggagccggagtCGACGCTGGGGGCCGGGCTGGCGctgggggcggcggcgggcgcccCCCTCGGCTACCTGCACGTCCTGTGGCAGCGGGAGGAGCCCGCGGGCAAGATCCCGGCCCGCCGCCTGCGCAGGGCCGCCCGCCTCCACCGCCGGCTGGGGCCTACGGGCAAGGAGAGCCACG CTCTGAAAAGGCTGCGTGAAGCTGCCAATAGCAATGACTTGGACACAG TGCAGCAACTCTTGGAGGATGGAACTGACCCCTGTGCCGCGGATGATAAAGGCCGGACAGCCCTGCATTTTGCCTCCTGCAATGGCAACGATCACATCG TGCAACTGCTTCTGGACCATGGGGCTGACCCAAACCAGAGAGACGGGCTGGGAAACACCCCCTTACACTTGG ctgcctgcacgaACCACGTTCCCGTCATCACCACGCTGCTGCGCGGAG GGGCCAGAGTTGACGCCTTGGATCGAGCTGGCAGAACCCCACTGCACCTCGCTAAATCAAAGCTAAACATCCTGCAGGAAGGCCTCTCCCACAGCCTGGAGGCCGTACGCCTTGAAGTGAAACAG ATTATCCAGATGTTGCGGGAATACCTGGAGCGTCTGGGGAGGCACGAGCAAAAGGAACAGCTGGATGACCTCTGCTCCAGGTTACAGATGACTAGCACAAAGGAGCAG GTGGATGAGGTTACAGACCTCCTGGCCAGCTTCACATCACTCAGCCTGCAGatgcagaagatggagaagaggTAA
- the EIF3L gene encoding eukaryotic translation initiation factor 3 subunit L isoform X1 — MAYPGEDYDNEAAYDPYTYSNDYDMHTGDPKQDLAYERQYEQQTYQVIPEVIKNFIQYFHKTVSDLIDQKVYELQASRVSSDVIDQKVYEIQDIYENSWTKLTERFFKNTPWPEAEAIAPQVGNDAVFLILYKELYYRHIYAKVSGGPTLEQRFESYYNYCNLFNYILNADGPAPLELPNQWLWDIIDEFIYQFQSFSQYRCKTAKKSEEEIDFLRSNPKIWNVHSVLNVLHSLVDKSNINRQLEVYTSGGDPESVAGEYGRHSLYKMLGYFSLVGLLRLHSLLGDYYQAIKVLENIELNKKSMYSRVPECQVTTYYYVGFAYLMMRRYQDAIRVFANILLYIQRTKSMFQRTTYKYEMINKQNEQMHALLAIALTMYPMRIDESIHLQLREKYGDKMLRMQKGDAQVYEELFSYACPKFLSPVVPNYDNVHPNYHKEPFLQQLKVFADEVQQQAQLSTIRSFLKLYTTMPVAKLAGFLDLTEQEFRIQLLVFKHKMKNLVWTSGISALDGEFQSASEVDFYIDKDMIHIADTKVARRYGDFFIRQIHKFEELNRTLKKMGQRP, encoded by the exons ATGGCCTACCCGGGGGAGGACTACGACAACGAG GCCGCCTACGACCCCTACACCTACTCCAACGACTATGATATGCACACGG gAGACCCGAAGCAAGACCTGGCCTACGAGCGCCAGTATGAGCAGCAGACCTACCAGGTGATCCCCGAAGTGATCAAAAACTTCATTCAGTATTTTCACAAGACGGTGTCGGATCTCATTGACCAGAAGGTGTACGAGCTCCAGGCCAGCCGTGTTTCCAGTGATGTTATTGACCAGAAGGTGTACGAGATCCAGGACATCTATGAAAACAG CTGGACAAAGCTGACAGAAAGGTTTTTTAAGAATACACCATGGCCAGAGGCCGAGGCCATTGCCCCTCAGGTTGGAAACG ATGCTGTTTTCCTCATCCTATACAAGGAGCTGTATTATAGGCACATCTATGCCAAAGTCAGC GGGGGGCCCACGCTGGAGCAAAGATTTGAATCCTATTACAACTACTGCAATCTCTTCAACTACATCCTCA ATGCTGATGGCCCTGCTCCTCTGGAACTGCCCAACCAGTGGCTCTGGGATATCATTGATGAATTCATATACCAG TTCCAGTCTTTCAGCCAGTACCGCTGCAAGACAGCCAAAAAGTCTGAAGAGGAAATTGATTTCCTTCGTTCCAACCCCAAGATCTGGAACGTCCACAGTGTTCTCAATGTGCTGCACTCTCTGGTGGACAAATCCAACATCAATCGACAGCTGGAGGTCTATACAAGCGGAG gtGACCCTGAAAGCGTGGCTGGTGAATATGGTCGCCACTCCCTCTACAAGATGCTGGGCTATTTCAGCCTGGTTGGGTTGCTGCGTCTGCACTCTCTGCTGGGGGATTACTACCAAGCAATCAAGGTTCTGGAGAACATCGAGCTCAACAAGAAG AGCATGTACTCCCGGGTGCCTGAGTGCCAGGTGACCACCTATTACTACGTGGGCTTTGCATACCTTATGATGCGGCGTTACCAGGATGCCATCCGTGTCTTTGCCAACATCCTCCTCTACATCCAGAGGACCAAGAGCATGTTTCAGAGGACGACCTACAAGTATGAGATG ATTAACAAGCAGAACGAGCAGATGCACGCACTTCTGGCCATCGCCCTCACCATGTACCCCATGCGCATAGATGAGAGCATCCACCTGCAGCTGCGAGAGAAATATGGGGATAAGATGCTGCGCATGCAGAAGGGTGACGCACAAGTCTATGAGGAGCTCTTCAGTTACGCTTGCCCCAAGTTCCTCTCTCCCGTGGTGCCCAATTACGACAACGTGCACCCCAACTACCACAAGGAGcccttcctgcagcagctcaAGGTCTTTGCTGATGAGGTGCAGCAGCAGGCCCAGCTCTCCACCATCCGTAGCTTCCTCAAGCTCTACACCACCATGCCCGTGGCCAAGCTGGCTGGCTTCTTAGACCTCACGGAGCAGGAGTTTCGTATCCAGCTGCTCGTCTTCAAGCACAAGATGAAGAACCTCGTATGGACCAGTGGCATATCTGCCCTGGACGGGGAGTTCCAGTCTGCCTCTGAGGTTGACTTCTATATTGATAAG GACATGATCCATATCGCAGACACAAAGGTTGCTCGACGCTATGGGGACTTCTTTATCCGCCAGATCCACAAGTTTGAGGAG CTGAACCGAACCCTGAAGAAGATGGGCCAAAGACCGTAA
- the EIF3L gene encoding eukaryotic translation initiation factor 3 subunit L isoform X2 produces MAYPGEDYDNEAAYDPYTYSNDYDMHTGDPKQDLAYERQYEQQTYQVIPEVIKNFIQYFHKTVSDLIDQKVYELQASRVSSDVIDQKVYEIQDIYENSWTKLTERFFKNTPWPEAEAIAPQVGNDAVFLILYKELYYRHIYAKVSFQSFSQYRCKTAKKSEEEIDFLRSNPKIWNVHSVLNVLHSLVDKSNINRQLEVYTSGGDPESVAGEYGRHSLYKMLGYFSLVGLLRLHSLLGDYYQAIKVLENIELNKKSMYSRVPECQVTTYYYVGFAYLMMRRYQDAIRVFANILLYIQRTKSMFQRTTYKYEMINKQNEQMHALLAIALTMYPMRIDESIHLQLREKYGDKMLRMQKGDAQVYEELFSYACPKFLSPVVPNYDNVHPNYHKEPFLQQLKVFADEVQQQAQLSTIRSFLKLYTTMPVAKLAGFLDLTEQEFRIQLLVFKHKMKNLVWTSGISALDGEFQSASEVDFYIDKDMIHIADTKVARRYGDFFIRQIHKFEELNRTLKKMGQRP; encoded by the exons ATGGCCTACCCGGGGGAGGACTACGACAACGAG GCCGCCTACGACCCCTACACCTACTCCAACGACTATGATATGCACACGG gAGACCCGAAGCAAGACCTGGCCTACGAGCGCCAGTATGAGCAGCAGACCTACCAGGTGATCCCCGAAGTGATCAAAAACTTCATTCAGTATTTTCACAAGACGGTGTCGGATCTCATTGACCAGAAGGTGTACGAGCTCCAGGCCAGCCGTGTTTCCAGTGATGTTATTGACCAGAAGGTGTACGAGATCCAGGACATCTATGAAAACAG CTGGACAAAGCTGACAGAAAGGTTTTTTAAGAATACACCATGGCCAGAGGCCGAGGCCATTGCCCCTCAGGTTGGAAACG ATGCTGTTTTCCTCATCCTATACAAGGAGCTGTATTATAGGCACATCTATGCCAAAGTCAGC TTCCAGTCTTTCAGCCAGTACCGCTGCAAGACAGCCAAAAAGTCTGAAGAGGAAATTGATTTCCTTCGTTCCAACCCCAAGATCTGGAACGTCCACAGTGTTCTCAATGTGCTGCACTCTCTGGTGGACAAATCCAACATCAATCGACAGCTGGAGGTCTATACAAGCGGAG gtGACCCTGAAAGCGTGGCTGGTGAATATGGTCGCCACTCCCTCTACAAGATGCTGGGCTATTTCAGCCTGGTTGGGTTGCTGCGTCTGCACTCTCTGCTGGGGGATTACTACCAAGCAATCAAGGTTCTGGAGAACATCGAGCTCAACAAGAAG AGCATGTACTCCCGGGTGCCTGAGTGCCAGGTGACCACCTATTACTACGTGGGCTTTGCATACCTTATGATGCGGCGTTACCAGGATGCCATCCGTGTCTTTGCCAACATCCTCCTCTACATCCAGAGGACCAAGAGCATGTTTCAGAGGACGACCTACAAGTATGAGATG ATTAACAAGCAGAACGAGCAGATGCACGCACTTCTGGCCATCGCCCTCACCATGTACCCCATGCGCATAGATGAGAGCATCCACCTGCAGCTGCGAGAGAAATATGGGGATAAGATGCTGCGCATGCAGAAGGGTGACGCACAAGTCTATGAGGAGCTCTTCAGTTACGCTTGCCCCAAGTTCCTCTCTCCCGTGGTGCCCAATTACGACAACGTGCACCCCAACTACCACAAGGAGcccttcctgcagcagctcaAGGTCTTTGCTGATGAGGTGCAGCAGCAGGCCCAGCTCTCCACCATCCGTAGCTTCCTCAAGCTCTACACCACCATGCCCGTGGCCAAGCTGGCTGGCTTCTTAGACCTCACGGAGCAGGAGTTTCGTATCCAGCTGCTCGTCTTCAAGCACAAGATGAAGAACCTCGTATGGACCAGTGGCATATCTGCCCTGGACGGGGAGTTCCAGTCTGCCTCTGAGGTTGACTTCTATATTGATAAG GACATGATCCATATCGCAGACACAAAGGTTGCTCGACGCTATGGGGACTTCTTTATCCGCCAGATCCACAAGTTTGAGGAG CTGAACCGAACCCTGAAGAAGATGGGCCAAAGACCGTAA
- the MICALL1 gene encoding MICAL-like protein 1 isoform X2, translated as MSGPRGALQAWCRRQCEGYRGVEIRDLSASFRDGLAFCAILHRHRPDLLDFDSLSKDDVYENNRLAFELAERELGIPALLDPNDMVSMKVPDCLSIMTYVSQYYNHFNNPSQARVPPPMKRPAAASSPPLLSHKKPVAVVESPLAPQDDAPSDPSERAQRTTLSSTCAACQQHVHLVQRYLAEGKLYHRQCFRCKECSSTLLPGSYKPGSEEGTFVCTQHRGKLAVSGKAERRPSPDQQSPELRTETGAGSVGEDALPAGEEVGKDNGDSLESMAETCMPAEGPTSPAEDSLPSKAETAMPPAHAGSGVPVSQTPPRPPLPSKPTMLSQDKASSLDGRLRDTRPTPAPRRATDVSALSPPTSHPVPRPRSTLQGEGSECGPGMVNGRVPEPSPPVPKPRGRPCSSDRAGVAARAKDPPWMALVQAEPKKKPAPLPPQGSSHETPSRTSEEEDGEEVRKARSEESRSDATEPKPYNPFEEEDEEEEEESTTTQKSTPEQEQSETAAKPLHPWYGITPTSSPKAKKRPAPRAPSASPLAHHPISRLSHSEPSSSTPSPALSLESINSESSAKVLGDADEASVPKSSSEPTVHTATATKTSSTDMPLASISSSESPAVPASLSTNSSFSSSSELASCSGEAQPSTPHTSRSISTGSLKTSPSQLPPKPPAGASPTPILLASDGGAGTPKTPSSPKPQLKSSCKENPFNRKPSPATSPSAKKPPKGSKPVRPPAPGHGFPLIKRKVQTDQYIPEEDIYGEMDAIEHQLDQLEHRGVALEEKLRSAENDSPEDSLLVDWFKLIHEKHMLVRHESELIYIFKQQNLEQRQSDVEYELRCLLNKPEKDWTDEDRGREKVLMQELVTIIEQRNAIVNCLDEDRQRRRIKCWKP; from the exons ATGTCGGGCCCGCGGGGCGCCCTGCAAGCCTGGTGCCGCCGGCAGTGCGAGGGGTACCGCGGCGTGGAGATCCGTGACCTCAGCGCCTCCTTCCGCGATGGCTTGGCCTTCTGCGCCATCCTCCACCGGCACCGGCCCGACCTCCT AGACTTTGATTCTCTCTCCAAGGATGATGTCTATGAGAATAACCGCTTG GCTTTTGAATTGGCAGAGCGGGAACTGGGCATCCCAGCCCTGCTAGATCCCAATGACATGGTCTCCATGAAAGTCCCCGACTGCCTCAGCATCATGACTTACGTGTCTCAGTATTACAACCATTTCAACAACCCCAGCCAAG CCAGAGTCCCTCCGCCTATGAAGCgcccagctgctgcctcctcgCCTCCTCTGCTGTCCCACAAGAAGCCTGTGGCTGTGGTCGAGAGTCCCCTGGCACCACAG GACGATGCTCCCTCGGATCCATCGGAGCGGGCCCAGCGCACCACACTCAGCAGTACCTGTGCGGCCTGCCAGCAGCACGTCCATCTGGTCCAGCGCTACCTGGCCGAGGGCAAGCTCTACCACCGCCAGTGCTTTAG GTGCAAGGAGTGCTCCAGCACACTGCTCCCAGGGTCATACAAGCCTGGGTCAGAGGAAGGGACTTTTGTCTGCACACAGCATCGTGGTAAATTGGCCGTGAGCGGAAAGGCGGAGAGGAGGCCCAGCCCAGACCAACAGTCGCCAGAGCTAAGAACTGAAACTGGGGCTGGCAGCGTGGGTGAGGACGCCCTCCCTGCAGgagaggaggtggggaaggacaACGGTGACTCCCTGGAGAGCATGGCAGAGACCTGTATGCCTGCAGAGGGGCCAACCAGCCCAGCAGAGGACAGCTTGCCCAGCAAAGCAGAGACAGCAATGCCCCCTGCCCATGCAGGCAGCGGGGTGCCCGTCTCCCAAACTCCCCCCAgacctccccttcccagcaagCCCACGATGCTCTCCCAGGACAAAGCCAGCTCACTGGATGGACGCCTCAGAGACACACGGCCCACTCCTGCCCCAAGGAGGGCCACCGATGTGTCAGCCCTCTCCCCTCCGACATCTCACCCTGTCCCCCGGCCCAGGTCCACTCTCCAGGGCGAGGGTAGCGAGTGTGGGCCTGGCATGGTGAACG GTAGGGTACCTGAACCCAGCCCCCCTGTCCCAAAACCCCGAGGGAGACCCTGCTCCTCTGATCG tGCTGGAGTGGCTGCGAGAGCCAAGGACCCACCATGGATGGCCTTAGTGCAAGCAGAGCCCAAGAAGAAGccggctcctcttcctccccagggcagcagccACGAGACTCCGAGCAGGACTTcagaggaagaggatggggaggaggtgaGGAAAGCCAGGAGCGAGGAGAGCAGGTCTGATGCCACAGAGCCAAAACCGTACAACCCCTttgaggaggaggacgaggaggaggaggaggagagcactACCACCCAAAAGAGCACGCCTGAGCAGGAGCAGAGTGAGACTGCTGCCAAGCCTCTCCACCCCTGGTACGGCATCACTCCGACCAGCAGCCCAAAGGCAAAGAAGCGGCCAGCTCCTCGAGCCCCCAGTGCTTCCCCACTAG CCCACCACCCCATCTCCAGGCTGTCACACTCCGAGCCATCATCCTCCACCCCATCTCCAGCCCTCAGCCTCGAGAGCATCAACTCTGAGAGTTCAGCCAAGGTGCTGGGCGATGCCGATGAGGCCTCGGTGCCCAAAAGCTCTTCCGAGCCCACTGTCCACACAGCGACGGCCACCAAGACCTCTAGCACTGACATGCCGCTGGCCAGCATCTCCTCCAGTGAAAGCCCTGCTGTCCCAGCCAGCCTCTCCAccaactcctccttctcctcctccagcgaGCTGGCCAGCTGCAGCGGGGAGGCACAGCCCAGCACCCCACACACCAGCAGGAGCATCTCCACCGGCAGCTTAAAGaccagccccagccagctgccCCCCAAGCCTCCTGCTGGGGCTAGCCCTACACCCATCCTCTTGGCTTCAGATGGGGGTGCTGGGACCCCTAAGACCCCCTCCTCACCCAAGCCACAATTGAAG TCTTCCTGCAAAGAGAATCCTTTCAACCGGAAGCCATCGCCTGCCACCTCCCCCTCTGCAAAGAAACCTCCCAAGGGCTCCAAGCCAGTGCGTCCTCCTGCACCGGGTCACGGCTTCCCACTGATCAAACGCAAG GTGCAGACAGATCAGTACATCCCCGAGGAAGACATCTATGGGGAGATGGATGCCATTGAGCACCAGCTGGACCAGCTGGAGCACCGTGGGGTGGCCTTGGAGGAAAAACTTCGCAGCGCTGAGAATG ACAGCCCCGAGGACAGCCTGCTGGTGGACTGGTTCAAACTCATCCATGAGAAGCACATGCTAGTGCGCCACGAATCGGAGCTCATCTACAT CTTCAAGCAGCAGAACCTGGAGCAGCGGCAGTCAGACGTGGAGTATGAACTGCGTTGCCTCCTCAACAAGCCAG